In one Electrophorus electricus isolate fEleEle1 chromosome 21, fEleEle1.pri, whole genome shotgun sequence genomic region, the following are encoded:
- the LOC118240412 gene encoding extensin-like — protein sequence MNMPGMNDAQEQNHTALLLLDHTTLLFTEQPSHPAPYRTAIPPYPLQNSHTPIPPTEQPYPHTSYRTAIPPYPLQNSHTPLPPTEQPYPHTPYRTAIPPYPLQNSHTPIPPTEQPYPIPPTEQPYPHTPLQNSHTPIPPTEQPYPHTSYRTAIPPYPLQNSHTPIPPTEQPYPHTPYRTAIPPYPLQNSHTPIPPTEQPYPHAPYRTAIPPYPYRTAIPPYPLQNSHTPIPPTEQPYPHTSYRTAIPPYPLQNSHTPYPLQNSHTPYPLQNSHTPIPPTEQPYPHTPYRTAIPPYPLQNSHTPIPPTEQPYPHTPYRTAIPPYPLQNSHTPIPPTEQP from the exons ATGAACATGCCTGGAATGAACGATGCCCAGGAGCAGAA CCATACCGCCCTGCTTCTACTGGACCACACCACTCTGCTCTTTACAGAACAGCCATCTCACCCTGCCCCCTACAGAACAGCCATACCCCCATACCCCCTACAGAACAGCCATACCCCCATACCCCCTACAGAACAGCCATACCCCCATACCTCCTACAGAACAGCCATACCCCCATACCCCCTACAGAACAGCcatacccccctcccccctacAGAACAGCCATACCCCCATACCCCCTACAGAACAGCCATACCCCCATACCCCCTACAGAACAGCCATACCCCCATACCCCCTACAGAACAGCCATACCCCATACCCCCTACAGAACAGCCATACCCCCATACCCCCCTACAGAACAGCCATACCCCCATACCCCCTACAGAACAGCCATACCCCCATACCTCCTACAGAACAGCCATACCCCCATACCCCCTACAGAACAGCCATACCCCCATACCCCCTACAGAACAGCCATACCCCCATACCCCCTACAGAACAGCCATACCCCCATACCCCCTACAGAACAGCCATACCCCCATACCTCCTACAGAACAGCCATACCCCCATGCCCCCTACAGAACAGCCATACCCCCATACCCCTACAGAACAGCCATACCCCCATACCCCCTACAGAACAGCCATACCCCCATACCCCCTACAGAACAGCCATACCCCCATACCTCCTACAGAACAGCCATACCCCCATACCCCCTACAGAACAGCCATACCCCATACCCCCTACAGAACAGCCATACCCCATACCCCCTACAGAACAGCCATACCCCCATACCTCCTACAGAACAGCCATACCCCCATACCCCCTACAGAACAGCCATACCCCCATACCCCCTACAGAACAGCCATACCCCCATACCCCCTACAGAACAGCCATACCCCCATACCCCCTACAGAACAGCCATACCCCCATACCCCCTACAGAACAGCCATACCCCCATACCTCCTACAGAACAGCCATAG
- the grpr gene encoding gastrin-releasing peptide receptor, with protein sequence MSLEETFISVRDEKLLSNESWEPQNVESVSEPSLWVTGIVIAVVYTLIITVGLIGNITLIRTLCTVKSMRNVPNLFMSSLAFGDVLLLVTCAPVDASRYLTDKWLFGRVGCKLIPFIQLMSVGVSVFTLTALAADRYKAIVKPMDMPTSHATAKVSVRACAIWILSMVLAVPEAIFSDLHTFQITQTNESFRTCAPYPLEGDLHPKIHSMASFLIFYVIPLLIISVYYFFIARSLTQSVMNMSVEGNVPVRQMESRKRLAKTVLVLTGLFALCWLPSHAIYLYRSFHYSQVDTSTIHFTASVAARILAFTNSCVNPFALYMLSKSFQKQFDKQLCCCYPHCSLRAQSTVRSNTRGSSLKSTHDHTLASFSPTSGDHICLEGCV encoded by the exons ATGTCTTTGGAGGAAACCTTTATCTCAGTCCGTGATGAAAAGTTATTGTCTAACGAGTCCTGGGAACCCCAAAACGTCGAATCCGTTTCGGAACCCTCTCTGTGGGTCACGGGCATTGTTATCGCAGTCGTGTATACGCTCATAATCACCGTAGGTCTGATCGGTAACATAACTCTCATAAGGACGCTGTGCACGGTTAAATCTATGAGGAATGTCCCCAATCTTTTCATGTCCAGTCTCGCCTTTGGGGACGTCCTCCTGCTTGTCACCTGCGCGCCTGTTGATGCCAGTAGATACCTGACGGATAAGTGGCTCTTCGGAAGAGTGGGCTGTAAACTTATCCCCTTCATCCAGCTCATGTCTGTCGGGGTGTCGGTGTTCACCCTAACCGCGCTGGCAGCAGACAG ATATAAAGCCATTGTGAAGCCCATGGATATGCCAACATCCCATGCCACTGCCAAGGTCTCTGTGAGAGCCTGTGCCATCTGGATCTTGTCCATGGTCCTGGCTGTGCCTGAGGCCATTTTTTCAGACCTGCATACCTTCCAAATCACACAAACCAATGAAAGCTTCAGGACGTGCGCTCCATATCCGCTTGAAGGGGACCTGCACCCCAAAATCCACTCCATGGCCTCCTTCTTGATTTTCTATGTCATCCCCCTCCTCATCATCTCTGTCTACTACTTCTTCATCGCCAGGAGTCTGACTCAGAGTGTAATGAACATGTCTGTGGAGGGGAATGTGCCAGTTAGACAG ATGGAGTCGAGGAAGCGCCTGGCTAAGACGGTGCTGGTGTTAACGGGCCTTTTCGCCCTCTGCTGGCTTCCCAGTCATGCCATCTACCTGTACCGCTCCTTCCATTACTCCCAGGTGGACACCTCCACGATCCACTTCACGGCGAGCGTTGCCGCTCGCATCCTGGCCTTCACCAACTCCTGCGTCAACCCGTTCGCTCTCTACATGCTGAGCAAGAGCTTTCAGAAGCAGTTCGACAAGCAGCTGTGTTGCTGTTACCCTCATTGCTCACTGCGTGCACAAAGCACGGTGCGGAGTAACACGCGCGGGAGCTCGCTCAAGAGCACGCACGATCACACGCTTGCCAGCTTCTCCCCCACCAGCGGCGACCACATCTGCCTCGAGGGATGCGTGTGA